A region of the Stieleria neptunia genome:
TCGAATCTCCTCGTCGGCTCTTCTTTAGTGCTTTGTCAGCTTTCAATTTTCGAGCCTGCGTTTGTCGAGCGGAAAAGGGGTCAGGTACCAAAAACCAAATGGCCCGCAGGGTGCTTCGCATTTTTGGTACCTGACCCCTTTTCCGCGGTACCCTAAGAATAAAAGTTGACGAAGCACTAGGTCGTGTACTCGCTGTTGAAGCGGACGTATTCGACGGTCAGATCGCTGGCCCAGTGGATGGCGGTTCCCGGGCCATTTCCGACGAACAGGTCCAAGTCGACTTCTTTGGTGGCCTTGATCGCTTTGCTGACTGCGGCGGCATCAAAGTCGGTTGGGACGCCGTTGTGGTAGATTTCCGTCCCGGCAAGCTTGAGTGACGTTTGCTGGGGATTGATTTTGGCGTCGGCATAGCCGGCGGCGGAGACGATACGTCCCCAATTCGGATCGCCTCCCGAGATCGCGGTTTTCACCAGCGGGCTGGCACCGATGGTTCGCGCGATCGTGGCGGCGCTGGCATCGTCATCGGCACCGACGACGCGGATCTTCATGACGTGCGTTGCGCCTTCCCCGTCGGCGACCAATTCCCGCGCCAGGCGACAGGAAAGATCGGTCAGCGCGCGGATGAATGCTTTTTCGTTCGAGTCGTCGATGCGGATGCCGCTGGCGCCGCTGGAAAGCAACAGCAGCGTGTCGTTGGTGCTGGTGTGGCCATCGACGCTGACGCAGTTGAAACTTTTCGACGCGACTTCGCGCAGGATCCGTTGAGATTGCTGGGGGTCCAGTTGGGCGTCGGTCATCACGACGGCAAGCATGGTGGCCAGATTGGGCGAGATCATGCCGGCTCCCTTGGCCATCGCGGCAATCCGAATCGTCTGGTCGCCGAGTTTGACTTCGCGGCACTCGGCTTTGCGTTCCTTGTCGGTTGTCAAAATGGCGTCCGCCGCGGCGGTGAAGTCGTCGATATCGCGTCCGAGTTTTGCGACGGAGTTTTTGATGCCGGCGTTGACGCGGTCCATCGGCATCTTCTTTCCGATGATCCCGGTGCTCATCACCAGCACCTCCGCTTCGGACGCAGAAATGGCGTCGGCGACACTCCGGCACATCTCCGCCGCATCCAATTCACCTTGCCGGCCGGTGCAGGCGTTTGCGTTGCCGCTGTTGGTGACGACGGCGCGGATCCGTTTGGAGGGCGTCAAACTGCGGCAGATTTCGACGGGCGCGGCGACCACTTGATTTTGTGTGTAAACGCCGGAAGCGACCAAACGGTTGTCTCCAACGATCAGCGACAGGTCTGGTTTTCCGCTGGGTTTGATGCCACAGGCGACGCCGGCAAACTGGAATCCGGCGGGAAGTTCAGATGAAGTCATGGACAAGTTTGCCGAATGGAGGGGCGGGAGGAATGAAAAGAAAGCCTGCAGTGCGGTAGCGGAAGCTGCTCGCTCGATCGAGAATGACAGTCTCAGACCAAGAGTTAGATTCTAAGGTTTGACCGACTCTCACAATAGACCGACAGAATTTCCACCATTAGGTTCCGAGCTGTTCTTGAAACACGAGCCTCCCTTGACCGAATTGATCGACCTGCCGGGCCAAATACTGACTCCGCCTGCGAATCCACATCGCTCGGCCGCTGCTAGCCAGACCGGCAACCGTCCGCCGGTCGTGGTGTGTGACAGATTGTCCAAGCACTACGGCGGGTTTCGGGCCTTGGTCGATTGCAATCTGGAAGTGCACCAGGGCGACATTTTTGGGCTGCTGGGCCCCAACGGCGCGGGCAAAACGACTCTGATCCGATCCCTACTGGGCTATTTGAACCGCAGCGGCGGGAGCGCGAGTGTCTGCGGATCGGACCCCCAAATCGATCCGGTCGCTGTGCGACAAAAGGTCTCCTATCTGCCCGGCGATGCCCGATTGCCCCGGCACATGCGGGGAGACGGCGTGCTGAAGTTTTTCGCGGACATTCACCCCCGCGGCGATCTGTCGCGCAGCCGGGCGATCGCGGAGGCGTTGGAGCTGGACACGCGACGTCACGTTTCAATGATGTCGACCGGCATGCGTCAAAAATTGGCGCTCGCCGTCGTCCTGGCTCCGGCGACGCCACTGTTGATCCTTGATGAACCGACCGCCAACTTGGACCCGACGGTTCGTGGGACGGTCTTGGAGCTGGTTTCTCAGGCCCATCGTGAAGGCCGCACCGTGATTTTTTCGTCTCATGTGCTCAGTGAGATCGAAGACACCTGCAATCGCGTCGCGTTTCTACGTGGCGGCCACTTGGTGTTGGAGCTGCAGATGGCGGATCTGTTCCAGCGGCATCGCATCTGGGCCGATTTACCAGCAGGCACGGCCTTGGATCGCCCGGCCACGCTGGCCAGCCTGCCCGAACCGTTTCGCGATCACATCAGCATCACCGAAGTCGACTCGATCGCCAGTGACGGCGCGGTGTCGGTCCGCATCGACACCGCCGGCGACCTGGCCCCGATGCTGCCCTGGATCAGTTCGCTGGGGCTGCAACGGATGCGGATCGAGCCGCTGGGCCTGCGTTCGGTCTATGACTCGGTGCATCACGACACCCTGGAAGATCCCCGTGACCATGAAGTGCCGCCCGACGGCAACGTCGACGACAGTATCGGCGATGGGGTGGAATGATGATCAACCGAATTCTTTTACGCAGTTACATCAAACAGGCATCGTTGCTGTTCGTCTCACTGGGGCTGGCGTTGTTCGCGTTCGCCTGGGTTCGTGTCTGGGTCGTCAGCCTGTTGGACATGGGCCAGTTTCAAAACATCCTTGAACAGTTGCGGGGTTTTGAAAAACTCTCGCCGATCAGTTTTGATTCGCTGTTCACCTACCAGGGTCGCGTCGGGCTGACGTTTGACGAACCGATCATCATTCTGTGCACGGTGATCTGGTGCCTTTCGCGGGGCAGCGATGTTGTCAGTGGGGAACTCGGCCGCGGTACGATGGAAATGATCCTGGCGCAACCGATCAGTCGCGCGCAATTGATCTGGTCCCACGCGGCCGTTGCGGTCGGCGGGCTGGTGTTGTTGTGCGGGCTGGTGTGGTTGGGGATGTTTGTCGGGGTGTCGGTGACGACGGTGGACGAAACCGTTCCGCCGCCGAGCGTCGATGTGCCGCTGTTCGGATGGACAATTCCGCTGCAGATCAGCGAACCGGTCGTCGAATCGTTTCCGTTATCCGAGCGTGTCGACTCGCGAGCGTTTGCGGCACCGACGTTCAGCCTATTCGCATTCGGTTTTTTCCTGCTGGGGCTGTCAAGCTTTTTCAGCAGCATCGACCGATACCGATGGCGGACGATCGGCATGGTGATGGCGATCTATGTCGTGCAGTTGGTGATGTTCGGCTTGGGCAAGGCGGCCGAGTCGCTGGACTGGTTGCAAGGCATGTCGTTTTTTAACTGTTACCGCCCCCAGAAATTGGCCGCCTTGGTCGCCGAAGACGGCCTGTGGGCGCCGTGGGATTGGACCACGCCGATGCCCGATTCGATGCTTCCTCCACTGATGTACCCGATGATTTTGATCGTGCTCGGTGGCGTCAGCTATCTGCTCGCCGCGCGACAATTCATCAAACGCGACTTGCCGGCGCCGCTGTAGGGATCCGTAGCTGTTAGCATCGAGCGGTTAGTAAGTCGTAATGTGGCATCGCTGCTGTCTGTAGACACCGTCTCGGACAGATGGGGGCAAGACGATGGGGGCAAAACGATGGCAGAATGATGGGGTGGCAGAATGATGGGGTGGCAGAATGATGGGATGATGGGATGATGGGATGGAAGGATGATTCTGGTTTCGGGGTCAGAGCGGTCGGAATATCATTCTGCCCCGTATGATTCTGGCACTTCAAATCATTCTGTCACTCCGACATCGTTTTGCGTCGGTCGCGTCGCTTTTCGCTGGAACCCGCGACGTTTCATCCGAGTTACACTGATGCGATGGGAGATCCACATGCATCGTCGGGGCCGGGGGCCGGTTTGTCGCTGATCGCTGCCGTCGCGGCGGTGTTGCTGCTGGGGCTTGCGTTCGGAGGTTCCTTGTGGGTGCTTGCCGCGATCGTCGCGGCGGCTGTGATTTTGATCAATCGATTCTTGGCGATGACGTGGACCCGATGCTCGATCGCCACCCGCGAAGGCGGTGACGAAGAACTCAAGATCGGAGAATCCCTGAGCGTCAAGGTTTCGGTGACCAACACCAGCAAGATCCCGGTGTTTTGGTTGCTGGTCGAAGACTTGATTCCTCGCTGGGCAACGATTCACACGCCACCGACGCTGGACGTTCAGGGCGACCGGGTCAAGGTGCTGTTGATGTGGCCCGGACAAACACGCCATCTGGACTACACGATCCGGTGCAATCGTCGCGGTTATTTTCAGATCGGCCCCACGGTGCTGGAAACCGGAGACCTGATGGGTTTGTATCGCCGTTATCGGCTGGGAACTCACCCCCAGTATTTGACGGTGCTGCCCAAAACGGTCGAACTGGACGATTATGAAATCGCTTCGCGTCGGCCGATGGGGGAAATCCGCATGCGCGACAACGTGATGGAAGACCCCACGCGTTTGCGAGGCATTCGTCGTTGGGAACCCGGCGACCCGATGCGGCGGGTGCACTGGTCGGCCACCGCACGCACCGGCGTCTTGCACAGCAAGGTCTACGAGCCGACGTCGATCGCGGGAGCCACGTTGGTGCTGGACATGCACACCGAGACCAATCCGACACATCACGAGCCGATCCGAACCGACCTGGCCATCACCGCCGCATTTTCAATCGCCAGTTCCCTGCACGATCAATCGCAACCGTTCGGGTTTGTCAGCAACGGGCGCGACGCCGCGGACCGCATCCGCACCGACGGTTGGATCGGCGACCACCGCGTTCGTGATCAAGCCAAACAATCCGCAACGATGCTGGACAACAATGATCGGCTGCGGCCGGTCGTCTTGGACGCATCGCGTGGTGCAGTCCACTTACAACAGTTGCGAACGACGCTGGCGCGTCTGGAACGCAGCGATGGGATGACGCTTGCCGAACTGCTCAATGAAACGGAATCACGGATCAGCAACGAGACAACGCTGATTGCGATCTTGCAGCAGGCGACTCCGGACGCACTATCGACCCTGATCGGATTCGCCCGCCGCGGGAAAGCGGTTGCGGCAATCATCAACACGTTGGACATCAACGACTACAGCGCGGTCGCCGGCCCCTTGATCGCCGCCAGTATTCCGACGTTTCATTTGGCCGATGAACAAGCGATCCGCAGCCTGTGCCGTGAAGTGAATTTGCGGACGGCATGAGTGGGGGGCGTTTAGCGGTAGGTGTTTTGCGTTACCCCGATAGGGGTTAAAGCAAGTAGCCGGAGGTGAGCGAAGCGACACCTCCGGACATTCAGCCACCCGCGTGGCGCGACCCCGGAGGGTGTCGAAGCGAAACGCGCCTAGCCCTCGGACCCGGTCTGACGCCCCGAGTATCCGAGAGCAGCCACTAAATTCGCGGAAGAACCCCCAGAGGGAGAGAATCTAAATCGGTTACCAAATCATGCAGCAAAAGAACTGACGTCCTCCGGGATGAAAAGCGGTGGGGGAACCTTTTTCACCGGTACCACTACCACTACTTCTCGAACCACTTTTTGATGGTGTGGATCGTGGTGGCTCGTCCGGCGCGGGCGATGGAGGTGGTCAGCGGGATCTCTTTGGGACAAACGGCGACGCAGTTCTGAGCATTGCCGCAGGCTTGGATTCCGCCGGGGGCGGTCAGTGCATCCAATCGTTCGCCCGCGATCGATTTGCCGGTCGGGTGATTGTTGAACAACATCGCTTGAGAGATCGCGTGGGGACCGACGAAACCTTTGTCCCAGGCTTCCTGTTCACGTTTGGCAAACTCTTCATCCGTCTCGTCCTTCTTCCGCTCCAGCTCAATCTTGTTGTACTGCGGGCAGGCATCGACACAGCAACCACAGCTCATGCACTGGCTGAGCGGGTAATTTTGTTCTTGGGCCGCGCGCAACTGTCGTTCGCCGGGTCCCATGTTGTAGTAGCTGTCGACCGGGACCCACGCCTTGACCTTTTCCAGCGCTTTGAACAACCGCCTGCGGTCGACCATCAAGTCGCGCAGCACGGGGAACTTACTCATCGGTTCCAAGACGAGTTCATCGGCATTGTCCTTAAGCAGTGTATCGACCAGCGCGCTACAGCTTTGGCGGACGCGTCCGTTGATCTGCATGGTGCAGGCGCCACAGACCTCTTCCAGACAGCCACAATCCCAGACGACTGGTGTCACCTTCTTGCCGTCTGACGTCTTGCTGAGCGCGGCGATTCGCTGAAGAACTGTGATGACATTCAATTCCGGCTCGTAGTCGATCTTGAACAACTGCCAATACGGCTCTTGGCCAGGACCATCTTGTCGCTTGACGCGGACGTTGATGAACTGGGGGCGATTCGCGGCGGGATCCAGGGCAATCATGCGTTGACCTATGAAATTGTCGAAAGTTGAATGTTCGTTGGATGAAGTGTTTTGATCTCGGTCGTCTGACCGGGAACTCGTTCCGGGAGAAACGAGCGACGATTTCTCAGGAGGAGGCCATTTCGGGCTGCTTCTTCTTGGCCTCGGCCCGCTCTTTCCAGACCTCTTCAATGATATCGGCACCGACAAGCCCATACAGTCTTGGGCGTGGCGGTTGCAACGACGTGTCGACGTCTTCGTAGCTGAACTGCGGTTGCATCGAGGCGTTGTCGTAATCGGCGATGGTGCTTTTCAGGTATTTGTCGTTGTTCTTTTCGAACGCGTCGCACCACTCTTCGGCCTGTTTGCGCCGTGCGGCCGGGTCTTCCGCGGTCAACGACGTTTTTTGGAAGTCCGGTTTGAAGTGGGCTCCTCGGCACTCGTCGCGCCGCAGCGCACCGCCGAGAATTGATTTGGCGATCGGGAACATGTCTTGCAGCGATTTGGCAAAGATCACGTTCTGGTTGGACCAGCTGCCGGTGTCGGACAAGTTGACTTTCATTGCGCGGTCGTGCAATTCGTTCACTTTCTCGATTGCATCGGTCAGTTGGTCATTGCGGCGGACCACGGTGGCGGCCCGTGTCATGATGTCGCCGAGTTCCTGGTGAATCAGGTACGGGTTTTCATCGCTGCCGGAGTTACCGGTCAACAGCGAGTCGTGACGTTCTTGCTGTTTGCTGACGGCACCGGAAAGGGTGGCGGGGTCGATGTCGGCGTGGCCGCCGGATTGGTTGTCGATGTAGTTGACGATCGACGGTCCGGTGAACAAACCGGTAAAGATGCAAGACAGCAACGAGTTGGCGCCCAATCGGTTGGCACCGTGGTAGTGGTAATCACATTCACCGATGGCGTAGAGCCCTTCGATATTGGTCATGTGGTTGGCCGGCGCGCCGGCTTCCAAGCCTCCGTCGGCACTCTTGACGTAGTCGGCCCACAAACCGCCCATGCTGTAGTGGACTGCGGGGAAGATCCGCATCGGTTCGATCCGCGGATCGACGCCTTGGAATTTCTCGTAGATTTCGAGAATCCCGCCCAGCTTTCGGTCCAGTTCCGCTTTCGGAATATGGGTCAAATCCAAGTAAACGCACATCCGTTCGGTGTCGACGCTGAGTCCGTCGT
Encoded here:
- the argJ gene encoding bifunctional glutamate N-acetyltransferase/amino-acid acetyltransferase ArgJ, translated to MTSSELPAGFQFAGVACGIKPSGKPDLSLIVGDNRLVASGVYTQNQVVAAPVEICRSLTPSKRIRAVVTNSGNANACTGRQGELDAAEMCRSVADAISASEAEVLVMSTGIIGKKMPMDRVNAGIKNSVAKLGRDIDDFTAAADAILTTDKERKAECREVKLGDQTIRIAAMAKGAGMISPNLATMLAVVMTDAQLDPQQSQRILREVASKSFNCVSVDGHTSTNDTLLLLSSGASGIRIDDSNEKAFIRALTDLSCRLARELVADGEGATHVMKIRVVGADDDASAATIARTIGASPLVKTAISGGDPNWGRIVSAAGYADAKINPQQTSLKLAGTEIYHNGVPTDFDAAAVSKAIKATKEVDLDLFVGNGPGTAIHWASDLTVEYVRFNSEYTT
- a CDS encoding ABC transporter ATP-binding protein — encoded protein: MVCDRLSKHYGGFRALVDCNLEVHQGDIFGLLGPNGAGKTTLIRSLLGYLNRSGGSASVCGSDPQIDPVAVRQKVSYLPGDARLPRHMRGDGVLKFFADIHPRGDLSRSRAIAEALELDTRRHVSMMSTGMRQKLALAVVLAPATPLLILDEPTANLDPTVRGTVLELVSQAHREGRTVIFSSHVLSEIEDTCNRVAFLRGGHLVLELQMADLFQRHRIWADLPAGTALDRPATLASLPEPFRDHISITEVDSIASDGAVSVRIDTAGDLAPMLPWISSLGLQRMRIEPLGLRSVYDSVHHDTLEDPRDHEVPPDGNVDDSIGDGVE
- a CDS encoding ABC transporter permease subunit yields the protein MMINRILLRSYIKQASLLFVSLGLALFAFAWVRVWVVSLLDMGQFQNILEQLRGFEKLSPISFDSLFTYQGRVGLTFDEPIIILCTVIWCLSRGSDVVSGELGRGTMEMILAQPISRAQLIWSHAAVAVGGLVLLCGLVWLGMFVGVSVTTVDETVPPPSVDVPLFGWTIPLQISEPVVESFPLSERVDSRAFAAPTFSLFAFGFFLLGLSSFFSSIDRYRWRTIGMVMAIYVVQLVMFGLGKAAESLDWLQGMSFFNCYRPQKLAALVAEDGLWAPWDWTTPMPDSMLPPLMYPMILIVLGGVSYLLAARQFIKRDLPAPL
- a CDS encoding DUF58 domain-containing protein: MGDPHASSGPGAGLSLIAAVAAVLLLGLAFGGSLWVLAAIVAAAVILINRFLAMTWTRCSIATREGGDEELKIGESLSVKVSVTNTSKIPVFWLLVEDLIPRWATIHTPPTLDVQGDRVKVLLMWPGQTRHLDYTIRCNRRGYFQIGPTVLETGDLMGLYRRYRLGTHPQYLTVLPKTVELDDYEIASRRPMGEIRMRDNVMEDPTRLRGIRRWEPGDPMRRVHWSATARTGVLHSKVYEPTSIAGATLVLDMHTETNPTHHEPIRTDLAITAAFSIASSLHDQSQPFGFVSNGRDAADRIRTDGWIGDHRVRDQAKQSATMLDNNDRLRPVVLDASRGAVHLQQLRTTLARLERSDGMTLAELLNETESRISNETTLIAILQQATPDALSTLIGFARRGKAVAAIINTLDINDYSAVAGPLIAASIPTFHLADEQAIRSLCREVNLRTA
- the sdhB gene encoding succinate dehydrogenase iron-sulfur subunit; its protein translation is MIALDPAANRPQFINVRVKRQDGPGQEPYWQLFKIDYEPELNVITVLQRIAALSKTSDGKKVTPVVWDCGCLEEVCGACTMQINGRVRQSCSALVDTLLKDNADELVLEPMSKFPVLRDLMVDRRRLFKALEKVKAWVPVDSYYNMGPGERQLRAAQEQNYPLSQCMSCGCCVDACPQYNKIELERKKDETDEEFAKREQEAWDKGFVGPHAISQAMLFNNHPTGKSIAGERLDALTAPGGIQACGNAQNCVAVCPKEIPLTTSIARAGRATTIHTIKKWFEK
- the sdhA gene encoding succinate dehydrogenase flavoprotein subunit, which codes for MSNQRVVVVGGGLAGLASAMKLAELGVAVDLISLTPVKRSHSVCAQGGINSCNDQTRQLGDNEWKHFDDTVYGGDFLNHQPPVKEMAYWAPKVIELMDRLGVPFNRTGEGFLDRRRFGGTLYKRTAFAGATTGQQLLYALDEQVRRRESEGLIRKFEFWDFLGPIQDETGRCRGVVAQDMVSMEIRAFPADAAVVATGGCGLVYGRSTMSVFCTGSAASRCFQAGAKYANGEFIQVHPTAIPGSDKLRLMSESARGEGGRVWVPRKPHDSRAPRDIPATDRYYFLEERYPEYGNLVPRDIATREIFDICVNDGLSVDTERMCVYLDLTHIPKAELDRKLGGILEIYEKFQGVDPRIEPMRIFPAVHYSMGGLWADYVKSADGGLEAGAPANHMTNIEGLYAIGECDYHYHGANRLGANSLLSCIFTGLFTGPSIVNYIDNQSGGHADIDPATLSGAVSKQQERHDSLLTGNSGSDENPYLIHQELGDIMTRAATVVRRNDQLTDAIEKVNELHDRAMKVNLSDTGSWSNQNVIFAKSLQDMFPIAKSILGGALRRDECRGAHFKPDFQKTSLTAEDPAARRKQAEEWCDAFEKNNDKYLKSTIADYDNASMQPQFSYEDVDTSLQPPRPRLYGLVGADIIEEVWKERAEAKKKQPEMASS